Genomic DNA from Papaver somniferum cultivar HN1 unplaced genomic scaffold, ASM357369v1 unplaced-scaffold_160, whole genome shotgun sequence:
TTGTCTTGCTTTATTAGGTGGAAGGCAAAGAAAGCTAAGTATGATCCATAGATTGACTATTTGTACAAGTGCCTAAAGAAATGCTAACTTTTGGCCAAAATGACCTTGACATGAATTTAACTGTTGTTAAAGTCACCCTTACTTCTGGTGTTCCACACTCCAGTGTGGATGAGTGTGGTATATAGAGGCATATGTTGATATCTATTGGTTGTAGCGAACAAATAGTGGATAACTAAGTTTTTGTTTGTCATACAGATCACTGGAACTTGTCATGCACTTATGTCGTCAGTATTCAGAGTAATGTTGCCTGTTTATCTTTTTATGCATTAAGCCATCGCCTGGTAAGCTTAATGCTACAGCAATGAAGCTGAAAGCTGAATTGGATCAATAGATTTAAGCAGATCTTTGACGCAACAGCCTTTTTTCGTTACTGGCAGGCCTATGCAATTTGTGTTGGTTGCAGTTTGGTGGTGATGAATGAATGTTTGTGTACAAGGAATGGGATTGATTTAGCAGTTGAGCTCAATCTGAGTTGGGAGTTGCACGTGAATATAGCATGGTAATGGTATGAGCATGTGGCTTGAATTGGATGAAGTTGCAAGTGGAGCTCAGCTAGGAAGTTATGCACTGCATGGCCTTGATTCAACTCGGCGTTTCAAATCGGCGATTCAAGTGGATTCATCTCTACTCGGTCATAGGAAGGGCTTTTTAGACTTTTTGACGCTGCCACATAAGCGTGTCTGTAAACTGTTGTTTACCGGGGGCACTTTTTTAGTGTAACGTGAAAAGTAGGGGTGCTTTATCgaaaagcccaaaaaaaaaactatcataaaaataattatggTCAGTCACTCTTCTGCCctttaggccaagcactatggtgcagagcatcccttccctatccctcggATAAAGAGAAGGGATATCACAAGGAAATCTCATTATGGTGCCTTTTCTTCCCTTCCCTACACGATACGGAAACTCGGTAGCCGTATGATTGCCTTAAGGCTACTTAGTTACCATTTTTTCCCAGTTTTTTTTTCCAATAGGAATATATTTGTCTGgataaaaaaagatattttagaATAAAAAAACAATATTCCTTGTCTGGGtaaaaaatgatatttttccaATATACTAGGTAAAAAGtagatataataggtaaaaaaagagttttagcaaaaagaaaaaaaaaagagtgaaaaaggaaagtttcaagGTAAATTTTTAAAAACCAGATACGGAAACTCGCGTAAATTTTCCCAGACAACT
This window encodes:
- the LOC113337516 gene encoding uncharacterized protein LOC113337516; translated protein: MFSASILLQILDCAIYSNWWQIHCAFYLVTLYLNVNSNSECGEPLSFISITGTCHALMSSVFRAYAICVGCSLVVMNECLCTRNGIDLAVELNLSMSMWLELDEVASGAQLGSYALHGLDSTRRFKSAIQVDSSLLGHRKGFLDFLTLPHKRVCKLLFTGGTFLV